The following proteins are encoded in a genomic region of Colletotrichum higginsianum IMI 349063 chromosome 9, whole genome shotgun sequence:
- a CDS encoding ATP-dependent RNA helicase HAS1 translates to MDSTTIKKRKSRDSNGAKVSSKKRAEPPAAAPAQKSKKVKRSKEPEPEPESDDEEEQVEAASEEEEEEDVADNFKEIETQEDDEADGSDLDEDVKAPAKKADDADSTDLPNRDSLTLPPVVGAEAHDFSQLNLSEKTMKAIQEMGFTKMTEIQRRGIPPLLSGKDVLGAAKTGSGKTLAFLIPAIEMLHALRFKPRNGTGVIVVSPTRELALQIFGVARELMAHHSQTYGIVIGGANRRAEADKLQKGVNLLIATPGRLLDHLQNTPFVFKNLKSLIIDEADRILEIGFEDEMRQIVKILPKNDRQTMLFSATQTTKVEDLARISLRPGPLYVNVDEEKLHSTVENLEQGYVICDADKRFLLLFSFLKRNLKKKVIVFFSSCNSVKYHAELLNYIDLPVLDLHGKQKQQKRTNTFFEFCNAKQGTLICTDVAARGLDIPAVDWIVQVDPPDDPRDYIHRVGRTARGANSKGRSLMFLQPSEVGFLTHLKEARVPVVEFDFPANKIANIQSLLEKLINQNYYLNKSAKDGYRSYLHAYASHSLRTVFDVNKLDLAKVAKSFGFSTPPRVDITVGASMSRDKKTQGRRTYGSQPRQQQGTGGFYKKR, encoded by the exons ATGGACTCCACCACAATTAAGAAGAGAAAGTCCCGCGACTCCAATGGCGCAAAAGTGTCGAGCAAGAAGCGAGCCGagccccccgccgccgcgcccgcgcaAAAGTCGAAAAAGGTGAAGCGCAGCAaggagcccgagcccgagccggaatccgacgacgaggaggagcaggttgaggctgccagcgaggaggaagaggaggaggacgttGCAGACAACTTCAAGGAGATCGAAACccaagaagatgacgaggccgacggttcagacctcgacgaggacgttAAGGCGcccgcgaagaaggccgacgacgcggacAGTACCGACCTCCCCAACCGTGACAGTCTCACGCTTCCGCCCGTTGTGGGCGCCGAGGCACACGACTTTTCCCAGCTGAACCTGtcggagaagacgatgaaggcgatACAGGAGATGGGCTTCACCAAGATGACCGAGATCCAGAGGAGGGGCATCCCGCCTCTGCTGAGCGGCAAGGACGTGCTCGGCGCGGCCAAGACGGGCTCCGGCAAGACGCTCGCCTTCCTGATCCCCGCCATCGAGATGCTTCATGCGCTGCGCTTTAAGCCCCGCAACGGCACCGGTGTCATCGTCGTGTCGCCGACGCGCGAACTGGCGCTGCAGATCTTTGGCGTCGCAAGGGAGCTGATGGCGCACCACTCGCAGACGtacggcatcgtcatcggcggtGCCAACCGCCgcgccgaagccgacaaGCTGCAGAAGGGTGTGAACCTGCTGATTGCGACGCCCGGCCGTCTGCTGGACCATCTGCAGAACACTCCCTTCGTCTTCAAGAACCTCAAGTccctcatcatcgacgaggcggacCGGATATTGGAGATTGGTTTCGAGGACGAGATGCGCCAGATCGTCAAGATCCTGCCCAAGAACGACCGCCAGACGATGCTCTTCTCGGCCACGCAGACGACAAaggtcgaggacctcgcccgCATCTCGCTGCGGCCGGGCCCGCTGTacgtcaacgtcgacgaggagaagctgcaCAGCACCGTCGAGAACCTGGAGCAGGGGTACGTCATCTGCGACGCCGACAAGCGCTTCCTGCTGCTCTTCTCGTTCCTCAAGCGCAAcctcaagaagaaggtcaTTGTCTTCTTCAGCAGTTGCAACTCGGTCAAGTACCACGCCGAGCTTCTCAATTACATCGACCTGCCGGTGCTGGACTTGCACGgcaagcagaagcagcagaagcGGACCAACACGTTTTTCGAGTTTTGCAACGCCAAGCAGGGCACGCTCATCTGcaccgacgtcgccgcccgtGGTTTGGAT ATCCCCGCAGTAGACTGGATCGTCCAGGTTGACCCTCCCGATGACCCGCGCGACTACATCCACCGCGTCGGCCGGACGGCGCGTGGAGCCAACAGCAAGGGCCGATCCCTCATGTTCCTGCAGCCGAGCGAGGTCGGGTTCCTGACGCACCTCAAGGAGGCGCGCGTGCCGGTGGTGGAGTTCGACTTCCCGGCCAACAAGATCGCCAACATCCAGTCGCTGCTGGAGAAGCTCATCAACCAGAACTACTACCTCAACAAGAGCGCCAAGGACGGCTACCGCAGCTACCTGCATGCGTACGCCAGCCACTCGCTGCGCACCGTCTTCGACGTCAACAAGCTGGACCTGGCCAAGGTGGCCAAGAGCTTCGGcttctcgacgccgccgcgggtCGATATCACGGTCGGCGCGAGCATGAGccgcgacaagaagacgcaGGGCCGGAGGACGTACGGCAGCCAGCcgaggcagcagcagggcaCCGGAGGCTTCTACAAGAAGCGGTAA
- a CDS encoding WD domain-containing protein yields the protein MAKKARQRISYVLELPAGSQGGGHRLGVNGLAVDKENAILYSGARDGYICAWDLNLNLQGGGSAPPPATKTKTTFRSQTQAHMAWINDIVLANNNSAVVTASNDLTVKVWRPHSETNEIAATIGEHADYVKCVATPPGGSVNWVASGGFDRKIYLWDLNGGGKTLEIDTQGDEIAEKGSIYALSVGHNIMANGGPESVVRLWDPRSGKRVTKFVGHTDNVRGVLLNEAGDKVLTASSDHTIKLWSVTAGRCMYTFTMHDDSVWSLFSDDPELGTFYSSDRSGFVVKTDVRGSQEDMDEGLSVAVAHESHSISKVVAAGDYIWTATNTSSINRWSNVDTGPSLQLPEAFRRQRAASTASRSRQLSNPAPANSPKKEISPTSILRISNTATFPIQTNASPESPPVAGNHGPQGTEPINQNPEETIEGQFGLVKHRLLNDRRRVLTLDTAGDVLMWDLIKCQPIQKFAKRHLEDVEPEVNTIEAVAPWCSIDISSGSLTVVLEPFNCFDAEMYADDLELEEPVEFREDQRINLGKWVLRYLFAGLIDEEIKRDEAYRQTLNESVERRLAASRSNPPVAINIPQGGVVDDDSVTTPRANGSHFPSTPGMAIGLATPGPGKLHDVPEGVATPSSPLDNKSSQFSRPSSEKEDYFTSAIGPIEGASKPTAAPATPAEQTSTADSKPNGDTGKDKEKEKDKDATNGKSPSTPFGKKFRMGMGMSFGSKKIGRSASTTAPEKPAVVDEKAEESEASSTHEKEVDDSFLGAIQKIRNDYDKSLTDSPDKLIETKVTPSLANDTPVLKLPPGTKVVLQEETTGGSANIYQGTVETIGQGADIIEQRGPMWLGEVLLQNQIPLKEPVKVSFVLQPWQNSLPDIATTDGNNRLNANRMLRVKKILAYVAERIDPQPENPEPGALLPHEYLELYCNDMLLPITMTLATLRAHVWKGGNDVQLHYKANGRKEIPKPPSPAPEQPPAAESETTPSQGTATPPQAAA from the exons ATGGCTAAGAAGGCGCGCCAGAGGATTAGCTATG TCCTCGAGCTCCCGGCCGGTTCgcaaggcggcggccacAGACTAGGCGTCAatggcctcgccgtcgacaaaGAAAACGCCATCCT CTACTCAGGAGCCCGCGATGGCTACATCTGTGCATGGGACCTCAACCTCAACctccagggcggcggcagcgcgccCCCGCCTGcgaccaagaccaagaccacCTTCCGCTCTCAGACCCAGGCTCACATGGCCTGGATCAACGATATAGTCCTCGCGAACAATAACTCGGCCGTCGTCACTGCCTCGAACGACTTGACCGTCAAGGTCTGGCGCCCACACTCCGAGACGAACGAAATCGCTGCTACCATCGGCGAGCACGCCGACTACGTCAAATGTGTTGCGACACCGCCTGGCGGCTCCGTCAACTGGGTTGCTTCCGGTGGCTTCGACCGCAAGATATACCTGTGGGACCTGAACGGAGGTGGAAAGACGCTCGAGATCGACACCCAGGGAGACGAGATCGCCGAGAAGGGCTCCATCTACGCTCTGAGCGTTGGCCACAACATCATGGCCAACGGCGGCCCCGAGTCCGTCGTGCGCCTCTGGGACCCGCGTTCCGGCAAGAGGGTCACCAAGTTTGTCGGCCACACGGACAATGTTCGGGGCGTCTTGCTCAATGAGGCTGGCGACAAGGTCTTGACCGCCAGCTCCGACCACACCATCAAGCTCTGGAGCGTCACGGCTGGCCGTTGTATGTACACGTTCACCATGCACGACGACAGTGTCTGGTCGCTTTTCTCCGACGACCCCGAGCTGGGCACCTTCTACAGCAGTGACCGATCCGGGTTCGTTGTCAAGACGGACGTGCGAGGAAGCCAGGAAGACATGGACGAGGGATTGTCGGTGGCTGTCGCCCACGAGTCTCACTCCATCAGCAAGgtcgtggccgccggcgactACATCTGGACCGCGACCAACACCTCATCCATCAACCGCTGGTCCAACGTGGACACGGGGCCTAGCCTACAGCTCCCCGAGGCTTTCCGACGTCAGCGCGCCGCATCCACAGCCTCAAGGTCTAGGCAGCTGTCGAACCCAGCCCCCGCGAACTCGCCAAAGAAGGAAATCTCGCCCACATCCATCTTAAGAATCTCCAACACGGCAACATTCCCCATCCAGACCAACGCCAGCCCGGAATCCCCCCCTGTTGCCGGAAACCACGGTCCGCAAGGGACCGAGCCTATCAACCAAAACCCGGAGGAGACGATTGAGGGCCAGTTTGGCCTGGTCAAGCACAGGCTCTTGAATGATAGGAGGAGAGTCCTCACACTAGACACGGCCGGCGATGTTCTCATGTGGGATCTTATCAAG TGCCAACCGATCCAAAAGTTTGCCAAGAGGCACCTTGAGGATGTTGAGCCAGAAGTGAACACCATCGAGGCAGTCGCCCCTTGGTGCTCCATTGATATCAGCTCCGGAAGTTTGACTGTAGTCCTGGAGCCGTTCAACTGTTTCGATGCCGAGATGTATGCAGACGATCTCGAGTTGGAAGAGCCAGTAGAGTTTCGCGAAGACCAGAGAA TCAACCTCGGGAAATGGGTCCTCCGCTACCTGTTTGCCGGCTTGATCGACGAAGAAATTAAGAGGGATGAGGCGTATCGTCAGACGCTCAACGAGTCGGTGGAACGGAGGTTGGCGGCAAGCCGCTCGAACCCTCCAGTTGCGATAAATATACCCCAAggcggcgtcgtggacgACGACTCGGTAACTACCCCTCGCGCCAACGGCTCCCACTTCCCCTCGACGCCCGGTATGGCCATCGGGCTGGCAACTCCGGGCCCTGGCAAGCTTCATGACGTTCCGGAAGGGGTGGCTACGCCATCCAGCCCGCTCGACAACAAGTCGTCTCAGTTCAGCCGGCCTTCGAGcgagaaggaagactacTTCACCAGCGCCATAGGGCCTATCGAGGGTGCTTCGAAACCTACAGCTGCGCCGGCGACACCCGCCGAGCAGACGTCCACTGCCGACTCCAAGCCTAATGGAGACACGGGCAAAGacaaggaaaaggagaaggataAGGATGCCACCAACGGAAAGTCGCCTAGCACACCTTTCGGTAAGAAGTTCCGcatgggcatgggcatgTCCTTTGGTAGCAAAAAGATTGGAAGATctgcctcgacgacggctccGGAGAAGCCTGCCGTGgtggacgagaaggccgaggagtCAGAAGCGTCGTCGACGCacgagaaggaggtcgaTGACAGTTTCTTGGGCGCCATCCAGAAGATCCGCAACGACTACGACAAGTCCCTGACGGATAGCCCCGACAAGCTCATTGAAACCAAGGTCACCCCGAGCTTGGCAAACGATACGCCTGTGCTCAAGTTGCCACCCGGCACGAAGGTGGTTCTCCAAGAAGAGACGACTGGCGGCAGCGCCAACATCTATCAAGGCACCGTGGAGACGATTGGTCAGGGTGCGGACATTATTGAACAGCGCGGTCCCATGTGGCTGGGCGAAGTTCTGCTCCAAAACCAGATCCCCTTGAAGGAACCTGTCAAGGTCTCGTTCGTGCTTCAGCCGTGGCAGAACAGCCTGCCTGACATTGCCACAACAGACGGCAACAACCGTCTCAATGCCAATAGGATGTTGCGCGTGAAGAAGATACTGGCATACGTGGCCGAAAGAATCGACCCCCAGCCCGAAAATCCGGAGCCAGGTGCGCTCCTACCTCACGAGTACTTGGAACTGTACTGTAACGATATG CTCCTACCAATCACCATGACCCTTGCAACGCTGCGAGCCCACGTATGGAAGGGCGGCAACGACGTCCAGCTTCACTACAAGGCAAATGGCCGCAAGGAGATTCCAAAgccgccgagcccggccCCCGAGCAGCCTCCAGCCGCGGAATCTGAGACGACGCCTTCGCAAGGCACTGCGACGCCTCCCCAAGCAGCTGCATAG